Sequence from the Burkholderia cepacia genome:
AGCCCGAGCGCTCGGGCGGTGGCGATGCAGGTGCGACGGCGTCGGCAGCGCATTAATAGTACTGTGTCGACATATTCATGCCGCTATAGGGATTTCTTTATCCGTGGCGCGGCAGCGCGGCATCCAGCCAGAGATCTCAAAGCGCCGGACCGTACTTTGAAGCGGATTCGATAAATACCGTTTGACTTCCGAATTAAAATGCCCCCTCCAAAATTTTCGCCACCCACTCAATTGCTCCACTTTTTATTGGAAAATTTTTGACATATCTACTGTATTTTTGAATCTGCCACTGAGGCGCGAAACCTACAGCCGCCCATCTGGGCAGTTACAGTTTGAATTTACTGATTATCAAGCAACCCCGGCCTCGCAAAGCATTGAACACTTTATAGATAAAATAATTATATCGAACTCAAAAACACCCCGCGCCCGCAAGTGGCACCTCACCCCTAAAACGACACAATAAATTCAATAAAAATTCACACCGTTTTCGCAAAATTTCACCAAGACCTCCGCGCCTTAAGATTATTAATTTTGTAATGCATATGAATCTGCATTAATTTTATTAATTTGATTGTAATTTTCTCAGACACGGCGGATGTCAAAATCACCTACATGCTCACGTCGACGCATATTCACGAGAAATCGGCTCCAGATGTGGAATCCCATCCGCATCAGTCCGGAAAATTCCGCATTGCCTTTCATTCGCCTAGCTAACGGACCGTCAACATCGATATTGACGCGCATGAGCGCCACGGCCGTCACATCGGCCGGAACGGCAGCGGTTCATTGAGCGCGATCGAAAATGGCTGTGCAATCCGGCGTCGCATGATAAGTACTTCGTCCAACCTCTCTTACATATATTTTCAATATCGATTTTCGATCATACCACCTCAACGATAAACACCATTCAAAGAAATTTGATTCATGACACTTTTAAATATTTGTAAATATATTTACTTAACCGATGACCAAATTGACATGAGAAACTTTTCGCCTACGGTTTTGCAGAAAATCGTCATACTCGTATTGATGCTCGATGGCTGTTCGACATCACCGGGAAATTATCTGAACACAACACGGCTCGATGACAACGCGCTGCCACAGGGCGCTCATTACAAAGTACGACTTGTCACGGGTGAACTCATTGTTTCTCAGGTCAAGGAGCAACAGAAAATGGAGCCGCCTCGGTTGCCGGTGTCGCGCTATCACGATCTGTCACAATATGTATATCGGATCGAACCGCAGGATATCCTTGGTGTGATCGTCTGGGACCACCCTGAACTGACGACGCCGCAGAATTCGGGTGTCAGCAGCACTACGTCAACAAATGAGAGTGCATTGCAACAACCATATACCAGTGGTTTCCCAAATAATCCTTCCGGCCAAACAGTTGACGCTAATGGCTCGATCTATTTCCCGTATGTCGGTCAATTATTTGTTGCAGGGAAAACTATCGGCGAGATACGTAATATACTTTCCAGGAAACTTGAACATTATGTCAGGAACCCACAGGTCGACGTGCGAGTGCTGGCGTATCGTAGCCAAAAGATCCAGGTGACAGGAGAAGTGAAAGCCCCCGGTCCACTTGCCATCACTGACGTCCCGCTTACGCTTATCGATGCAATCGCACGCTCAGGGGGAGCGTCAGCCGAAGCAGATCTGCAGCGCGTTCGCTTGACTCGCGATGGTCAATTCTATGAGCTTGACGCATATGGGATACTCGACCGCGGGGATATTAGGCAAAATGTGGTTTTACAGTCCGGGGATATCCTCAACATTCCGGACCGCACTGATAGCCGTGTGTTTGTGATGGGTGAAGTGAAAACCCCGCTCAC
This genomic interval carries:
- a CDS encoding polysaccharide biosynthesis/export family protein, with the protein product MRNFSPTVLQKIVILVLMLDGCSTSPGNYLNTTRLDDNALPQGAHYKVRLVTGELIVSQVKEQQKMEPPRLPVSRYHDLSQYVYRIEPQDILGVIVWDHPELTTPQNSGVSSTTSTNESALQQPYTSGFPNNPSGQTVDANGSIYFPYVGQLFVAGKTIGEIRNILSRKLEHYVRNPQVDVRVLAYRSQKIQVTGEVKAPGPLAITDVPLTLIDAIARSGGASAEADLQRVRLTRDGQFYELDAYGILDRGDIRQNVVLQSGDILNIPDRTDSRVFVMGEVKTPLTVSMNKGHLTIADALTASGGILDTDANPRQVYVLRTQQDNPDTLNVFRLDMTQPYTLMLSGRFQLKPLDVVYVGTASSVYFNRLLQQIFPTIQSVYYMKQITH